TCTTTGAGCAAATTGCCACTGATGCCCACGCTACGCAGATACTCCAGAATGCGTGGATTATCCTGATCTCCAGGCCACTCCTGCACGCCCTGCTCCATGATGCCAATCTGCATCCATGGCGGCGGTGCATTGAAGCTGACCGGCTGTGCTACAGGAGCTTCCATCGGCTGTCCGGTGACAACACCGCTAACAGTCAATACCTGCCCAGGAAATAGCACCTTGCAGTTATCTGTGCCGTATTCACACAGACCCGGATTCAGCTTCTGAAACTGGGACAGCGTCATCCCAAACTTCCGTGCGATCTTACTCGGGTTATCTCCTGGCTGAACGATATATTGGGCCATAGGCAAAGGTTTAGGGGAAGTTTGTGTCCATGCCAAGGCGAATGCGCTGATGCAAATGAGCTTACCTCATGCAGATTCTCATTCTTGATCCACCATGAATATCCACGCCGTTCAGCTTGATCCTGTCTGGGAAAACAAAACCGCGAACTTTGATCGGGTGCGTCGCCTGCTCGAGGCGACTCCCCCTAAACCTGGATCAGTCATCGTTCTCCCTGAGATGTTTGCCACGGGGTTCAGTTGCCAGCTCGACGTCACTCGCGAAGCGTCGGGCGGAGAAACCGAGCGCTTCCTGCATGAGTTGGCTTGTGACTGGGACTGCGCTGTCATCGGAGGTTTAGTGACCTCAGCTCCCGATGGACGCGGGTTCAATCAAGCCTTAGCCCTCACCCCCAACGGCCATGAACTGGCGCGCTATACGAAGATCCATCCCTTCAGCTTAGGCGGTGAAAGCGAAGTCCACACGCCAGGGGAACAGGTCCGTGTTTTCGAATGGCAAGGAATCAAAATCTCTCCGCTGATCTGCTACGACCTGCGTTTCCCCGAACTCGCCCGCGCGGCCTTAGCCCAAGGAGCCGAGTTCCTCATCTACATCGCCGCCTGGCCTGCGCGGCGTATTCAGCATTGGCTGACCTTGCTCCAAGCCCGGGCTATCGAAAACCAAGCTTACGTACTGGGCGTGAACCGCTGCGGTCAAGAGCCCCAATCCACCTACTGCGGCCGCAGCGCCTTGGTGGACCCCCATGGGGTCATCGTCGCCGATGCCTCGGATGGAGAGAGGATTTTAACGTGCACCATCAGCCCTCAAACCGTCCGGAATTGGCGGCAGGATTTTCCCGCCGTGAATGATTATTTTGCAGGAAGCGGGAAGTCTATCCCTTAATGTTAGGGCATCCGTAAGCCTCAACTGAGATGCTCCACATGATTCTCGAATATTTGATCCTCATGTTCGCCCTTGGAGGTCTGCTGTCTCTCTTCGCGATGCTGCTTGGAAACATTTGGGGTGCTGGGCGCATTTTTAACCTCTTACTTCAGTCAAGAAAGCCCACGGATACTGAACTCAAGAGCGTTCAGCGTTTTCGCACCGTCGCATCCCTATCATTCTTAACTTGCTTCATTCTCCTGATCATCTGTGCTTCTCTTCGCTCACGTTGATTGAAGAGAAGATCAAACAAGCTGTTGACGTGAGTAACGCCGATTAATTCTCTTCCAGTGCCATGGGAAAGTCATCCTCAGAAGGCTTATCGCGGCCGAAGAGCTTTTTGAACAAAGAACGAATGCGCCCTTCTTTGACGACTGGCAAATAAGCTTTTTTAGCCTCTTCGGCACTAAGACGTTTCTCGTGATTCATAAAATCCATCGATTGACGCCCGAAGGAGCTATTACCCACGCCAGCCTCGGCATTCGGTGGCAGATCATATTTGTCCGCCACGATGCGAGGTTCAATGAAAATGAGCAGCTCACGTCGATCATCCTGAGTGGAAGTGGAACCTGTCAGGTATTTGAGAATCGGAATGTCGGACAAAATAGGCACATTCACATGCCCTTTGTTCTTTGACTCTCGTATAAGCCCTCCCAGTAATACAGTAGAACCATTGCGGCACATCACCACCGTATTCAGAAGCTGCTTAGTAAGCACCGGATAATCGTTACCAGCAATATTGGCTTCTTCGTCCGGCACGGATTCGCTGTTCTCCTGGGAGATTTGGAGCGTCAATTCATCCGAAGAATTGATGAGAGGGACAATGTTAAGGGTCAGTCCCACATCTTGATACTGCACATTGGAGAGCAGACCGTTGTTCGATCCACTACCCACAAAACCTTGGGTAGAAGTGGCGATCGGGAAAGACTGACCACTACTGATTACCGCAGGGGTGTTGTTCATGGTGAAAACGGAAGGGCGTGAAATCACCTTAAAATTTCTGTTCGAGTTGGCAGCACTGATCACGACATCAAGTCCGTTACTGAGTCCACCATAGAGAGTAAAGCCTTGCTGAGCTGCTAAGTTGGCAAGTGAAACAGCTCCGCGCGGATCCAGGGGGGCGACCGAATTGCCAAGTTGGCTGGCGACGCCACTCGACCCGCCATTGCGGAACAGCCACTCCACGCCCAGTGAATCACTGCGCCCTAACTGGATTTCACCGATGACGGCAGAGATCAAGATCTGCTGAGGACGGCGATCCAATTCATCCAAAATCTCGTTGAGAACACGCAAATGCTCTGGCGGCCCAGAGGCGAACAAGGAGTTTGCAGTGGGATCACTGATGAGGAGGGTTTTACCCACCACGATGGATCGCGGGCCATTGTTCACACGCAAAGGCTGAAGATTTCCACCACCACCGCCTCCGCCAAATCCGCCACCGCCTCCAAAACTGCTACCGGAACCGCCCAAACCACTGCTACCATTGCCAGTGAGGCTATTGCTACCGAAGCCGCTACTGCTACTGTTATTGTTCCCAAACAAGCCTCCACTGCTGTTCGATGAGGAGGAGTTGTTCCGATTGTTCGAGCTACTGTTAGGCTGGCCCAGACTATTCACACCGCTGCTGGCAGAGCCTGAATCCTCACCTTCGGTCCGGGAAATCGCATCACTGATGATGCCGAGGGCCGCCTCCACGTCCAAGTAATTCAGGGTGCGGGAAACGAAAGTGCGCAGCTCTGAGGCGGAGTCGAGCTCCTCCACCAGAGTGGAGATGTAGTCGGCGGTCTCCGGCATCGCCACAACTAACAAACGATTGGTGCGTGGGATCGCGAGAATCTTGGGCTTCACTTCGGCCGAGGTGCCGGCATCTGCGGAAAGATTCGGATTGATCGGGGCAGTGGCTGCCGGGATGGCACCTGGGGCCTGGCCTGCGGGCGTGATGGTAGGCCGTGGTGAGCTGCCGCTGCCTTCTTTTTCTTCAAGACCGAGGATTTCATCCAAGGCTTTTTTCACATCTTCCGCATCCGAACGCACCAGCTGGATGCGCTTGGTCACCGTGGCCCCGGGTTTCACGTCCAGACGATCTAGCAACGAAAGGATGGACCGGATGGTGCCGCTGTTTTCCACGATCACCAATGCCTTGGAATTGGGCACCGGGGTGATGGAACCATAACTGTGGCGAGGAATGACCTGATCAATCGCCTTCACCGCATCATCAGGATTCAGATACTTCAAAATCGCCACAAAACTGACCACCTGCTCCGTCTCGGGAAGATCCGAAGCTGACTCATACAGAGGGGCTCCTTCCGTCGGTGGCTTTTTGCCCTCGCCGAGGATCTTCACCATCCCCTCCCCTGCGGGCACGAAGGAATAACCGTTCAGCAAGAGACTCTTCTCAATGAACATGATGGCCCGGTCCTTGGGCAACTCACCCGTGGTTTCGATGGAGACCGTCACCTGCTCAATGGCGGCATCACGGATGATTTTCAGGCCGGTCAAATCTTCATACACCAGCAGGATTTGAGAGAGCGGGGTGTTTGGAAACTGGAGTTCGACACCACCATCGGGTTTGATCGCATCTTCAGGTCGAATGGCCGTGCGTTCCTCCCCTGCAGCAGCCTGTCCCTGACCGCTCACCCCTGGTCGAGGCGATGTCGGTGCTCCAGGGCGGGGCCGAGTGAAGGATGGATTACCCCCAGGAGGCACGGCATTCGGATTCGCAGGGCGAGTCTGCGGTGGGATCTGGGACCAAGCCGTGGGAATCAGACCAGCCAAGCAGGTGACCAGGAAAAAGCGGCGGAGAAAAACGATCATGTCAAAAAAAGCTGGCGGAACTTACTGCTGGGCTGGCGGCGGGGTGACAGGAGCGGGGATCAACTGCCGACGGCGAGAAATGGTGGGTGGGGCGGCGGTAGGAGGCTGGCCCACAGGACCTGGTGTGATGTTGGGACGATTCACCGCCGCAGGTGTATTGGCGGCTCCTGGCATACCTGCATTCGGGACGGCTCCAGGAGGAGTCGCATTGACGGGCTGTCCAGGGCGCCCTGCGGCATTTGGAGTCCCGGGTTGTCCAGTCGGTGCTTTGAAGGTATTGGCCACCGTCACCGGCTTGGAACTCAGGTTATCGTCATACTTGAGTGTCGCCGTTTCACTGCCCCGGGCGATGTCCACAGAAGCTTCGTTGCGATTGCGGTTAAAGTTAGCCTTCACGATGCGGAACTCATCCTCGGGCTTCGCATCACTGGTGACACGCTTAAATTCACCCGTCTGTTTGTTTTGCAAACTGACCGTGACCTTTCCAGTCGTGCTGCGATACATCCCGGCCAGAGCCCAGTCCGCGCTCCAGTCCACCTTAGGACCGGCAATGACAACGGTCTTGCGGAGAAACGGATTGCTCTTCCAGGTCGCTTCATAACGGTTATCCCCATAGGCCTGAGGGATGGTCGCTTCTTCACCAGGCACGGTCTCCGTGATCGCCGGTGCTGGAGCCTCAGGTGCCACATCTTCACCGTCTTGAGCCTGAAGACTCCAAGCCAAGCCGCCAACCAAACCGTATGTTAGAATCAGTCTCTTCATGAACGCCGTGATCTTGGGTTAATTTTAGTTAGGCCATGAGGAATGGCCCAACTCACTGCACTACTGACAGTCCATGCCGGAACTCTGTTGAGAAGCGCCGCGTTCTGAGATTGAAAAAATAAAAGGTGAGCATTCATGACGGTGGCAGGCGGAACCATTTTTGAATGTTCATTTTCACGACCACCTGACTGGTATCCTCTTCGTTAGGCACCATCGTCAGGATGGGGATACTGATGTAAGCGTCCGGTTTCTGGAGATCGTGCAGCCAGCGGTTCATGGCTTCCCAGTCTCCGCGTGCCTCGATGGTGAAGGAGGAGGAAATCAAACCGGCACGCTCGGCAGGTTCGATCGGCTGGATCTGCGGCAGCTTGATATCATGAGAGGTGGCGGAAGACTCAATCTGCTCCAGAAAGCTGGTATCGATCTCACCCCGACGGGTAAACTCAGGCTGCGTCTCCGTGAGCCAAGAGGAACGCTGCTGCCAGAAATCTTTCTGGGCGAGCAAATCATCCGCCTCCATCCGGCGAGTCTGCACCTCGATGGAACGCGCATCCACACGCTGCTTCCAGGATTTCAATTTGGTGAGGCCGATGAAGGCTCCGCCAAGGACAATCACGGCCCCCAGGCCCAGTGCGAGACGTTGTTCACTGGCGGTCATAGCTGGGTGATCTCGGTGTTTTCTTCGGCTCCCCCGATGGGGCGGCCTTCTGCACGGAAGGTGGCACGGCCATCTGGGAGGCTGGTCGGTTGTGGGAACTCCCACGTCCAACGCTTGAAGGCTTCTGCGGAAGTCAGTTTTTCGCGAAAATCAATGCCGTGTCCCAGGCTGGAAGCCTCCCCATCAATCACGATGCCGTCTTCCCTCACCTCAAAGCGGGTGATGCGGATGTTTTCATTGGGCAAGAGTAAGACCAACTGATGCAGGCTCTCCACCGGATACAGGTCGGGGGTGATGGCGAACTTCATGTCCTCCCACGCCGACTGCGCGTCACGAATACTCGCCAAGTCTGGTTCGAGGGCATCCAACTGCACGGCCTCTTGCGCAAGTGAATGCTCGCGAATCGCCACACGAACAGCAAAGGCACTCAAGGCCGCCACCAAAACGAACACGAAGGCTAGAGCCCCCATCATGACCATCCGACGTTGCTGCCGCTCCTGACGCTGCTGCACCACGGTCGCCGGAATCAAGCGTGACGGATGGTTAGGCACGACAGGCATCTGTTCCTGGCGCAGATACACCGGTAGATCCAGGGCCTGGGCAAAGTCTTCGGAGATATGCTCCTGCCGCGCTACTTCCACAGCAGCTTCACCCGAAGCGTCGTCCGCCTTTAAAGCGCTGCTGACCACAGCCAGCGATTGCACATTCGGAGACAGACCACCTAACTCTAAGGATGCCAAAATGCAGCGAATCTCCGCTGCGGCATCGGCATCGAGCACACGTGCTGCGAGAGCCTGACAGTGCAAGGGGGCACCCGTATCATGCGGGATGGCCAGAACTAAGGTCTGAGCCTCACGCCAGATCAAGGCCTCCCCGGGTTCCAGATGCTGAAATGCGACTGAAGGAGCAAACTGAGCGTCCTTACCATCCTCCAAAACATCCCCTGGCAGTGGTGACACCTGGATGAAGCTGGCCGCACGTTGATCCCGCTCGTCTTGGCCGAGCCTCCAGATATCAAAATTGTGTGTCTCCCCGATCTCAGCGCTGAACCCGGCAGCCTCCAATTCAAGCTGGGCCATGCCTTCCTGGCGTGCGGTGTCCACTCCCTGAAAACGCATGGGCACAGAAACCAAATTGCGTGCCGGCAAGGCGATCCATGTCACTCCACGGCGGGAGTAATGCTCAGGCTCCGGTTGAATCACTTGCCCGCCTTTAAGACGCCATGCACGGAAGCCCTCCTCGCGAGGGATGAGCATGAGTTCGTCAGGGTTTTTCATGGGGGACTAAAAAGGGAAGCCGTAAGGATATCAAATAGCGATGCAGAGTGCAAGGCATGAAGGGAGACAGCACTGTCACGAAGACAGTTCAATCTTTCGCCCCCAAACGGCTTGCGCTTGAAATCACTGCTCCTGAAGAGTCTTTAACTCATCCGAAGCCCACTTATCCCAAGCTGTGAAGTCCGTGCCAAAATCATCTCCCGCGAGAATGGTCAGCACATTCCGCACTTCCTCATTTTGAGGATGTTTGGGATTTTTCAGAATGTTCATGAACAGAGGTAATTGAAGCGCCCGATCACGATTCATGAGATCTGAAAACAGCACCTCGATCACATCCGGGTTCATTTTATCATCCACCAAGAAACCCGCGATCAGGCCGTAATCTTCGTCACCGGTGAGATTCACGAGGTGGCGGCTGGCATTCACTTGGGCTTCACCATTCAGCTTTTTCACCAATTCATGAAGATCACGCGCCATCTGAGGGATCTCTTTGTCCGAGCGCAAAATCTCATCGATGAGCACATCCCCTTCCTCAGCCGTGGTGAGCTGTGTGGCCGGAGGCATGTTAGCAAGATCGGTCGCCTTAGGAGCCAAAGGCTGAACTTCGCTCTTCTTCGGCTCAGCAACTTTTTCTACCGCGGGTGGCGGAGCGGTCTCATTGCCAAACTGCCAGCCATAATAAAGAGCTGCGATTAAGACAATGGCAGCGCCAATGAAGATGATCTTTGTCTTATTGGAAGGAGGAGCAGAAGGCATACGGTATAGCTGACAAGCGAAGGCTCAGGGTCTGTTCAAAAATCGAGAAGGCGTGAGGGATCAATTACGAATCTCTTCACCTGTGGCCGCGTTGGCCAGTTTCATCTCTTCACGATGCAGGGAGGGATCACTGCGGAAAGTCAGGCGAGCACTGTATTTGCGCTCCAGATCCACCAGCAGTTCACCATCCTCACTCTTCAGGCGCTGCATCACCTCTGGGTGGACGACCACGAGCAGGCTCTTCTGCTCATCCTTGCCGCGTCCCAGGATAGCGCTGAGACGACGCTGCAGTTCCACACTCATGGTCATGGTGGTCTTCACCTGGCCATGGCCTTTGCAATACGGGCAGGGCTCATACAGAGCGCTGCTGAGGCTCTCATGCAGACGCTGACGCGTCATCTCCATGAGACCAAACTGACTGATCGGCAGCACCTGAGTTTTAGCCTTGTCGCGCTTCAGATGCTCCAGCATGGCTTTATAAACAGCCTGCTGGTCCTTACGATGCTTCATATCGATGAAGTCCACCACGATGAGGCCGCCCATGTTCCGCAAGCGGAGCTGACGGGCCACTTCCTGAGCTGCCTCCAGGTTGGTATCCAAAAGCAGTTTTTCCTGATCCTTCGCGCCTTTGTTACGGCCCGTGTTCACGTCGATGGACACTAGGGCTTCCGTCTGGTCGATGACGATGTAACCGCCGCAAGGCAACCAAACTTGCCGATAGAAGGCGTTGTCGATCTGCTTCTGAATGCCGTAGTGCTCAAACAGTGCGGTCTGACCTTGATACAGGTTGATGCGGCTCTTCGCGCGACGGGAAATCAGCGCGGCCATCTTCTGCATGCGCTCGACGGTGCCCGGATCATCGCAGGCCACTTCATCAATCTCCTCCGTGAGGAAATCACGCACGGTGCGCTCGATCAACTCCGGCTCTTGGAAGCAACAAACGGGTGCCTTCTGACCATCGCGCTTGGCAACGATTTCATTCCACTGCTCGATGAGCAAGCTGAGATCTCGAATGATGTGACGAGCACGTTTGCCCGAGGCTTCGGTGCGCATGATAAGGCCCATCCCCTCAGGCAGATTGACCTTCTCAATGATCTTACGGAGGCGAGCACGTTCTTTGGGGTCTTCCACCT
The window above is part of the Prosthecobacter debontii genome. Proteins encoded here:
- a CDS encoding TIGR02594 family protein, encoding MAQYIVQPGDNPSKIARKFGMTLSQFQKLNPGLCEYGTDNCKVLFPGQVLTVSGVVTGQPMEAPVAQPVSFNAPPPWMQIGIMEQGVQEWPGDQDNPRILEYLRSVGISGNLLKDETAWCAAFTYWCLWKSGYPGQRSGRVSDWWGWGRPVAATYGAVCILQPLTTDQASSGHIGFLHAMDATNVWLLSGNSANQVRISAYPRNKLIHNSPYRWPF
- a CDS encoding carbon-nitrogen family hydrolase — encoded protein: MNIHAVQLDPVWENKTANFDRVRRLLEATPPKPGSVIVLPEMFATGFSCQLDVTREASGGETERFLHELACDWDCAVIGGLVTSAPDGRGFNQALALTPNGHELARYTKIHPFSLGGESEVHTPGEQVRVFEWQGIKISPLICYDLRFPELARAALAQGAEFLIYIAAWPARRIQHWLTLLQARAIENQAYVLGVNRCGQEPQSTYCGRSALVDPHGVIVADASDGERILTCTISPQTVRNWRQDFPAVNDYFAGSGKSIP
- a CDS encoding secretin N-terminal domain-containing protein, whose protein sequence is MIVFLRRFFLVTCLAGLIPTAWSQIPPQTRPANPNAVPPGGNPSFTRPRPGAPTSPRPGVSGQGQAAAGEERTAIRPEDAIKPDGGVELQFPNTPLSQILLVYEDLTGLKIIRDAAIEQVTVSIETTGELPKDRAIMFIEKSLLLNGYSFVPAGEGMVKILGEGKKPPTEGAPLYESASDLPETEQVVSFVAILKYLNPDDAVKAIDQVIPRHSYGSITPVPNSKALVIVENSGTIRSILSLLDRLDVKPGATVTKRIQLVRSDAEDVKKALDEILGLEEKEGSGSSPRPTITPAGQAPGAIPAATAPINPNLSADAGTSAEVKPKILAIPRTNRLLVVAMPETADYISTLVEELDSASELRTFVSRTLNYLDVEAALGIISDAISRTEGEDSGSASSGVNSLGQPNSSSNNRNNSSSSNSSGGLFGNNNSSSSGFGSNSLTGNGSSGLGGSGSSFGGGGGFGGGGGGGNLQPLRVNNGPRSIVVGKTLLISDPTANSLFASGPPEHLRVLNEILDELDRRPQQILISAVIGEIQLGRSDSLGVEWLFRNGGSSGVASQLGNSVAPLDPRGAVSLANLAAQQGFTLYGGLSNGLDVVISAANSNRNFKVISRPSVFTMNNTPAVISSGQSFPIATSTQGFVGSGSNNGLLSNVQYQDVGLTLNIVPLINSSDELTLQISQENSESVPDEEANIAGNDYPVLTKQLLNTVVMCRNGSTVLLGGLIRESKNKGHVNVPILSDIPILKYLTGSTSTQDDRRELLIFIEPRIVADKYDLPPNAEAGVGNSSFGRQSMDFMNHEKRLSAEEAKKAYLPVVKEGRIRSLFKKLFGRDKPSEDDFPMALEEN
- a CDS encoding Rne/Rng family ribonuclease; translated protein: MPLGIVKRIKEFITGKKDLKSGTRLVINCEKLENRVALLDNGVLEEYTIERVGTSTIVGSIFKGRVKNIEQGLKAMFIDIGLDKNAFLHFWDAIPEALSNQGMEEVTRGGQQKKRKRIDAKDIPELYPVGSEIMVQVTKGPIGNKGPRVTTNISLAGRLLVLMPQNDQFGISRKVEDPKERARLRKIIEKVNLPEGMGLIMRTEASGKRARHIIRDLSLLIEQWNEIVAKRDGQKAPVCCFQEPELIERTVRDFLTEEIDEVACDDPGTVERMQKMAALISRRAKSRINLYQGQTALFEHYGIQKQIDNAFYRQVWLPCGGYIVIDQTEALVSIDVNTGRNKGAKDQEKLLLDTNLEAAQEVARQLRLRNMGGLIVVDFIDMKHRKDQQAVYKAMLEHLKRDKAKTQVLPISQFGLMEMTRQRLHESLSSALYEPCPYCKGHGQVKTTMTMSVELQRRLSAILGRGKDEQKSLLVVVHPEVMQRLKSEDGELLVDLERKYSARLTFRSDPSLHREEMKLANAATGEEIRN